A single window of Penaeus chinensis breed Huanghai No. 1 chromosome 9, ASM1920278v2, whole genome shotgun sequence DNA harbors:
- the LOC125029163 gene encoding chromosome-associated kinesin KIF4-like isoform X2 encodes MVSEDSSGGKVIPVRVAVRVRPMLPKELREGCQECIDLTPGETQVVIRGTEKAFTYDFAFSSDTSQGYVYESAVKKVVQNLFKGYNVTVLAYGQTGSGKTHSMGTAYTQGTETDDEAGIIPRAVRDIFEGVSDRKNADFLVKVSFIELYKESLFDLLTNKNRDECAVDIREDPRGGIKIVGLTEIPVTTLEETMRCLERGAQNRATGATAMNARSSRSHAIFSLHIEQKNKNESESIMCAKFHLVDLAGSERAKKTGATGERFKEGVNINKGLLALGNVISALCEEGNRGHVPYRDSKLTRLLQDSLGGNSHTVMLACVSPADSNMEETLSTLRYADRARKIKNKPIINRDPQAAEIAKLRQQVQQLQVQLLASSSSGGGVSITSSDELNALLSQNQLLQEENDKLTRALHSALDENTNMAEKALLAEMARDRLKTKLEELRAQTGNTVEVLNKTLDVTLNPQYEDQLNLVKDLQKKVVELQSEQQKGEKVMMEHELSRHNISTNTSIAKSDDETTDATTSEDTVTDNSPSKHFGTEYTLRQAKLNEELHDLNRALAMKEELMSKMTTNDAQMVAMKFVHEKEKKDLECHIELLGKEKDELMQQLRAASHNQASGKIAEQRRKRVQELEGQISTLKKKQLEMIKMVRLKEQSEQKVSKLNTEIQAMKATRVKLIRQMKEDSEKFRVWKAQKDKEVAKLKEADRRKQYQIVKMERLHSKQQNVLRRKMEEAIAINKRLKDAMALQKAGAEKRAASRENASVGNRVKTWLEGELEVVTVKKQAKQSLENLMDDRKTISDQINKAKRQLRNGQLTEDLTTELETKIKNLENDLQLRTAQINDLQSKIMDGDEDAASKKRFDSMQSMVEAKCALSYLFEVAAKGQVNTAAREADLKDLQSQYEEVAQSLDDMEGELKTLKESHQAELTRISREHEDKVLFLLRQMPKAEDDRETDKDENNEQSKDSVLMERLKFQETEIARLSDLYEELQAKRQECEELKKQLTVSAVTHGNRVSLMPNINLSDRRRTFVKPGPVKKQPTVEVLSESEEEDDEEKEEKDEKNDPDWRKTPLYKRIKQMTGKRNTCDEEDEEQENDNGRKRKSGSKRDSSGDVRCGCKGDCSKKLCACRKGLNACSLKCKCNILKCKNRSTPDSSMSETSKNDTLLNSTFEVGTIPLSENSSNKRQRLLGLSSSYNDSSSQSDDDAPGGLMRIRTKMDFMNSPSLF; translated from the exons aTGGTAAGTGAAGACAGTAGTGGCGGTAAAGTTATACCCGTGCGGGTGGCCGTCCGGGTGCGGCCCATGCTACCAAAGGAGTTGCGTGAGGGCTGTCAAGAATGTATAGATCTCACACCAGGAGAAACACAG gttgtTATTCGTGGCACAGAGAAAGCATTCACTTATGACTTTGCATTTTCAAGTGATACTTCTCAAGGCTACGTATATGAATCTGCTGTGAAGAAGGTGGTTCAGAATTTATTTAAAG GTTACAATGTGACTGTACTAGCATATGGCCAGACAGGTTCAGGCAAAACACACAGTATGGGAACAGCTTACACACAAGGCACTGAAACAGATGATGAAGCTGGTATCATTCCAAGAGCAGTACGTGATATTTTTGAGGGAGTTTCCGACAGGAAAAATGCAGATTTTCTTGTTAAAGTTTCTTTTATTGAG ttgTATAAAGAATCCCTTTTTGATCTCctgacaaacaaaaacagagatgaATGTGCTGTTGACATTCGAGAAGATCCAAGGGGAGGTATAAAGATAGTTGGTCTGACAGAAATCCCTGTGACAACACTAGAAGAGACTATGAGGTGTCTTGAAAGG ggtGCTCAGAACAGAGCTACTGGTGCTACAGCAATGAATGCTCGATCTAGTCGATCTCAtgctattttttctcttcatattgaacagaaaaataaaaatgaaag TGAAAGCATTATGTGTGCAAAGTTCCACTTGGTTGACTTGGCTGGCAGCGAACGTGCCAAGAAGACCGGTGCCACAGGAGAGCGGTTCAAAGAGGGTGTCAACATCAATAAAGGCCTCTTAGCTTTAGGGAATGTGATCTCTGCACTATGTGAGGAAGGAAACCGAGGCCATGTACCATACAGAGACTCAAAACTTACACGGTTACTCCAGG aTTCCCTTGGTGGTAATTCTCACACTGTGATGCTAGCATGTGTATCCCCAGCAGATAGTAATATGGAAGAAACACTTAGCACATTACGTTATGCTGATCGTGCCAGGAAGATTAAAAACAAACCCATTATCAACCGTGATCCACAGGCTGCAGAAATTGCAAAGTTGAGACAACAG GTTCAACAACTTCAAGTCCAGCTTCTTGCTTCAAGCAGTAGTGGTGGAGGAGTGTCAATTACTTCTAGTGATGAG TTAAATGCCCTCTTAAGTCAAAATCAGCTCCTTCAGGAGGAAAATGACAAACTGACGCGTGCTTTGCATTCTGCCCTGGATGAAAATACAAACATGGCAGAAAAGGCTTTACTG GCTGAGATGGCTCGAGATCGCTTGAAAACCAAATTAGAAGAGCTTCGAGCTCAAACAGGTAACACAGTTGAGGTTCTTAACAAGACACTAGATGTCACCCTTAACCCACAATATGAAGATCAGCTCAATCTCGTAAAGGATTTGCAAAAGAAAGTTGTCGAACTACAG AGTGAGCagcagaagggagagaaggtgatgaTGGAACATGAACTGTCCCGACACAACATCTCAACCAACACCTCCATTGCCAAGTCAGATGATGAAACCACAGATGCTACTACTTCTGAGGATACAGTTACTGATAACTCACCATCAAAGCATTTTGGCACAGAATATACTCTGCGCCAAGCAAAATTAAATGAAgaattgcat GACTTGAACAGAGCCCTTGCAATGAAAGAAGAACTAATGAGTAAGATGACAACCAATGATGCACAGATGGTTGCCATGAAGTTTGttcatgagaaagaaaagaaagatctgGAATGTCACATTGAACTCcttggaaaggagaaagatgaattaATGCAACAATTGCGTGCTGCATCTCACAATCAAGCCAGTGGCAA GATTGCTGAACAAAGACGCAAGAGAGTTCAGGAGCTTGAGGGCCAGATATCCACCTTGAAAAAGAAGCAGTTGGAAATGATCAAGATGGTTCGTCTGAAGGAACAGTCAGAACAAAAAGTATCCAAACTCAACACTGAAATACAG GCTATGAAGGCAACCAGGGTGAAACTGATCCGCCAGATGAAGGAAGACAGTGAAAAGTTCCGTGTATGGAAAGCCCAGAAGGACAAAGAG gTTGCAAAACTCAAAGAAGCTGATCGACGGAAACAGTATCAGATTGTGAAAATGGAGCGTCTTCACTCAAAACAACAAAATGTACTGAGGCGTAAAATGGAGGAGGCTATTGCCATTAATAAGAGACTAAAG GATGCAATGGCACTCCAGAAGGCAGGTGCTGAGAAGAGAGCAGCTTCTCGCGAAAATGCTAGTGTTGGAAATCGTGTGAA AACATGGTTGGAAGGGGAACTAGAAGTTGTAACCGTGAAAAAGCAGGCAAAGCAGTCACTTGAAAACTTAATGGATGACAGAAAAACCATTTCAGACCAAATCAACAAGGCTAAG cgCCAGCTTAGAAATGGTCAGTTGACTGAAGATTTAACAACTGAACTAGAGACAAAAATTAAAAATCTTGAGAATGACCTGCAACTGCGTACAGCACAGATTAATGACCTCCAATCAAAGATTATGGATGGTGATGAAG aTGCTGCTAGCAAGAAAAGATTTGACTCCATGCAAAGCATGGTGGAGGCAAAGTGTGCTCTCAGTTATCTCTTTGAAGTGGCAGCCAAAGGGCAAGTGAACACAGCTGCTCGTGAAGCTGACTTAAAGGATCTCCAG AGCCAGTATGAAGAAGTAGCTCAGTCCCTTGATGATATGGAAGGAGAATTGAAGACACTGAAGGAGTCTCACCAGGCTGAACTTACTCGTATCTCAAGAGAACATGAAGATAAGGTGCTCTTCTTGCTGAGACAAATGCCAAAAGCTGAG gatgacagagaaacagacaaagatgaGAATAATGAACAAAGTAAGGATAGTGTACTTATGGAAAGACTGAAGTTCCAAGAGACTGAAATTGCCCGCCTGTCTGACCTGTATGAAGAATTGCAAGCAAAGAGACAAGAATGTGAGGAACTCAAGAAGCAGCTTACAGTCTCTGCTGTCACTCACGGCAATCGG GTATCTCTTATGCCTAACATTAACTTAAGTGACCGACGGCGCACATTTGTCAAACCTGGTCCGGTAAAGAAACAACCCACAGTTGAAGTTTTGAGTGAatcagaggaggaagatgatgaggaaaaagaggagaaagatgagaagaatgaTCCAGATTGGCGCAAAACTCCACTGTACAAGAGGATAAAACAGATGACG GGCAAAAGAAATACttgtgatgaagaggatgaggaacagGAAAATgacaatgggagaaagagaaagagtggttcAAAGCGGGATTCTTCTGGAGACGTCAGATGTGGATGCAAAGGAGATTGCTCAAAGAAGCTGTGTGCTTGTCGCAAAGGCTTGAATGCGTGCAGTTTGAAATGCAAATGCAATATACTTAAATGCAAGAACAGATCAACCCCAGATTCAAGCATGTCAGAA ACGAGCAAGAATGATACTCTTCTCAATTCCACCTTTGAAGTAGGAACCATTCCTCTCTCTGAAAATTCttcaaacaaaagacaaag ACTCCTAGGATTAAGTTCCTCTTACAATGATAGTTCCTCTCAGTCGGATGATGATGCCCCAGGAGGACTGATGAGGATTAGAACCAAGATGGACTTCATGAATTCACCGTCCTTGTTTTGA
- the LOC125028739 gene encoding probable serine/threonine-protein kinase clkA — NNNNNNNNDDDDDDDNNNNNNNNNNNNNNNNNNNNNNNNNNDDDDNKDDDDDDDDDNNNNNNNNNNNYNNDDDDDDDDNDDDDDNNNDNDNNNNNSNNNNNDNDNDNDAAAAADDDDDDNNNNSDNNSNSNNCNNNNNDNAAAAADDEEDDNNNNSNNDNNNYDNNNNNNNNNNNNNNNNNNNNNNNNNNNNNKDNNNNNYYNNSNNNNNNNSNNNDNNNNNNNDNNNNNNNNDNNSNNNNNNNNNDFDNNDNNINNNNINNNNNNYNNNNNNDNDNNNNNNNNNNNNNVKVTV; from the exons aataacaataataataataataatgatgatgatgatgatgatgataataataataataataataataacaataataataataataataataataataataataataataataataataataatgatgatgatgataataaggatgatgatgatgatgatgatgatgataataataataataacaacaacaataataataattataataatgatgatgatgatgatgatgatgataatgatgatgatgatgataataataatgataatgataataataataataatagtaataataataataatgataatgataatgataatgatgctgctgctgctgctgatgatgatgatgatgataataataataatagtgataataatagtaatagcaataattgtaacaataataataatgataatgctgctgctgctgctgatgatgaggaggatgataataataataatagtaataatgataataataattatgataataataataataataataataacaataataataataataataataataataataataataataataataataataataataataataaggataataataataataattattataataatagtaataataataataataataatagtaataataatgata ataacaacaataataataatgataataataataataataataataatgataataatagtaataataataataataataataataatgattttgataataatgataataatattaacaataataatatcaataataataataataattataataataataataacaatgataatgataataataataataataataataataataataataataat GTGAAGGTTACAGTTTAG
- the LOC125029163 gene encoding chromosome-associated kinesin KIF4-like isoform X1, with protein MVSEDSSGGKVIPVRVAVRVRPMLPKELREGCQECIDLTPGETQVVIRGTEKAFTYDFAFSSDTSQGYVYESAVKKVVQNLFKGYNVTVLAYGQTGSGKTHSMGTAYTQGTETDDEAGIIPRAVRDIFEGVSDRKNADFLVKVSFIELYKESLFDLLTNKNRDECAVDIREDPRGGIKIVGLTEIPVTTLEETMRCLERGAQNRATGATAMNARSSRSHAIFSLHIEQKNKNESESIMCAKFHLVDLAGSERAKKTGATGERFKEGVNINKGLLALGNVISALCEEGNRGHVPYRDSKLTRLLQDSLGGNSHTVMLACVSPADSNMEETLSTLRYADRARKIKNKPIINRDPQAAEIAKLRQQVQQLQVQLLASSSSGGGVSITSSDELNALLSQNQLLQEENDKLTRALHSALDENTNMAEKALLAEMARDRLKTKLEELRAQTGNTVEVLNKTLDVTLNPQYEDQLNLVKDLQKKVVELQSEQQKGEKVMMEHELSRHNISTNTSIAKSDDETTDATTSEDTVTDNSPSKHFGTEYTLRQAKLNEELHDLNRALAMKEELMSKMTTNDAQMVAMKFVHEKEKKDLECHIELLGKEKDELMQQLRAASHNQASGKIAEQRRKRVQELEGQISTLKKKQLEMIKMVRLKEQSEQKVSKLNTEIQAMKATRVKLIRQMKEDSEKFRVWKAQKDKEVAKLKEADRRKQYQIVKMERLHSKQQNVLRRKMEEAIAINKRLKDAMALQKAGAEKRAASRENASVGNRVKTWLEGELEVVTVKKQAKQSLENLMDDRKTISDQINKAKRQLRNGQLTEDLTTELETKIKNLENDLQLRTAQINDLQSKIMDGDEDAASKKRFDSMQSMVEAKCALSYLFEVAAKGQVNTAAREADLKDLQSQYEEVAQSLDDMEGELKTLKESHQAELTRISREHEDKVLFLLRQMPKAEQDDRETDKDENNEQSKDSVLMERLKFQETEIARLSDLYEELQAKRQECEELKKQLTVSAVTHGNRVSLMPNINLSDRRRTFVKPGPVKKQPTVEVLSESEEEDDEEKEEKDEKNDPDWRKTPLYKRIKQMTGKRNTCDEEDEEQENDNGRKRKSGSKRDSSGDVRCGCKGDCSKKLCACRKGLNACSLKCKCNILKCKNRSTPDSSMSETSKNDTLLNSTFEVGTIPLSENSSNKRQRLLGLSSSYNDSSSQSDDDAPGGLMRIRTKMDFMNSPSLF; from the exons aTGGTAAGTGAAGACAGTAGTGGCGGTAAAGTTATACCCGTGCGGGTGGCCGTCCGGGTGCGGCCCATGCTACCAAAGGAGTTGCGTGAGGGCTGTCAAGAATGTATAGATCTCACACCAGGAGAAACACAG gttgtTATTCGTGGCACAGAGAAAGCATTCACTTATGACTTTGCATTTTCAAGTGATACTTCTCAAGGCTACGTATATGAATCTGCTGTGAAGAAGGTGGTTCAGAATTTATTTAAAG GTTACAATGTGACTGTACTAGCATATGGCCAGACAGGTTCAGGCAAAACACACAGTATGGGAACAGCTTACACACAAGGCACTGAAACAGATGATGAAGCTGGTATCATTCCAAGAGCAGTACGTGATATTTTTGAGGGAGTTTCCGACAGGAAAAATGCAGATTTTCTTGTTAAAGTTTCTTTTATTGAG ttgTATAAAGAATCCCTTTTTGATCTCctgacaaacaaaaacagagatgaATGTGCTGTTGACATTCGAGAAGATCCAAGGGGAGGTATAAAGATAGTTGGTCTGACAGAAATCCCTGTGACAACACTAGAAGAGACTATGAGGTGTCTTGAAAGG ggtGCTCAGAACAGAGCTACTGGTGCTACAGCAATGAATGCTCGATCTAGTCGATCTCAtgctattttttctcttcatattgaacagaaaaataaaaatgaaag TGAAAGCATTATGTGTGCAAAGTTCCACTTGGTTGACTTGGCTGGCAGCGAACGTGCCAAGAAGACCGGTGCCACAGGAGAGCGGTTCAAAGAGGGTGTCAACATCAATAAAGGCCTCTTAGCTTTAGGGAATGTGATCTCTGCACTATGTGAGGAAGGAAACCGAGGCCATGTACCATACAGAGACTCAAAACTTACACGGTTACTCCAGG aTTCCCTTGGTGGTAATTCTCACACTGTGATGCTAGCATGTGTATCCCCAGCAGATAGTAATATGGAAGAAACACTTAGCACATTACGTTATGCTGATCGTGCCAGGAAGATTAAAAACAAACCCATTATCAACCGTGATCCACAGGCTGCAGAAATTGCAAAGTTGAGACAACAG GTTCAACAACTTCAAGTCCAGCTTCTTGCTTCAAGCAGTAGTGGTGGAGGAGTGTCAATTACTTCTAGTGATGAG TTAAATGCCCTCTTAAGTCAAAATCAGCTCCTTCAGGAGGAAAATGACAAACTGACGCGTGCTTTGCATTCTGCCCTGGATGAAAATACAAACATGGCAGAAAAGGCTTTACTG GCTGAGATGGCTCGAGATCGCTTGAAAACCAAATTAGAAGAGCTTCGAGCTCAAACAGGTAACACAGTTGAGGTTCTTAACAAGACACTAGATGTCACCCTTAACCCACAATATGAAGATCAGCTCAATCTCGTAAAGGATTTGCAAAAGAAAGTTGTCGAACTACAG AGTGAGCagcagaagggagagaaggtgatgaTGGAACATGAACTGTCCCGACACAACATCTCAACCAACACCTCCATTGCCAAGTCAGATGATGAAACCACAGATGCTACTACTTCTGAGGATACAGTTACTGATAACTCACCATCAAAGCATTTTGGCACAGAATATACTCTGCGCCAAGCAAAATTAAATGAAgaattgcat GACTTGAACAGAGCCCTTGCAATGAAAGAAGAACTAATGAGTAAGATGACAACCAATGATGCACAGATGGTTGCCATGAAGTTTGttcatgagaaagaaaagaaagatctgGAATGTCACATTGAACTCcttggaaaggagaaagatgaattaATGCAACAATTGCGTGCTGCATCTCACAATCAAGCCAGTGGCAA GATTGCTGAACAAAGACGCAAGAGAGTTCAGGAGCTTGAGGGCCAGATATCCACCTTGAAAAAGAAGCAGTTGGAAATGATCAAGATGGTTCGTCTGAAGGAACAGTCAGAACAAAAAGTATCCAAACTCAACACTGAAATACAG GCTATGAAGGCAACCAGGGTGAAACTGATCCGCCAGATGAAGGAAGACAGTGAAAAGTTCCGTGTATGGAAAGCCCAGAAGGACAAAGAG gTTGCAAAACTCAAAGAAGCTGATCGACGGAAACAGTATCAGATTGTGAAAATGGAGCGTCTTCACTCAAAACAACAAAATGTACTGAGGCGTAAAATGGAGGAGGCTATTGCCATTAATAAGAGACTAAAG GATGCAATGGCACTCCAGAAGGCAGGTGCTGAGAAGAGAGCAGCTTCTCGCGAAAATGCTAGTGTTGGAAATCGTGTGAA AACATGGTTGGAAGGGGAACTAGAAGTTGTAACCGTGAAAAAGCAGGCAAAGCAGTCACTTGAAAACTTAATGGATGACAGAAAAACCATTTCAGACCAAATCAACAAGGCTAAG cgCCAGCTTAGAAATGGTCAGTTGACTGAAGATTTAACAACTGAACTAGAGACAAAAATTAAAAATCTTGAGAATGACCTGCAACTGCGTACAGCACAGATTAATGACCTCCAATCAAAGATTATGGATGGTGATGAAG aTGCTGCTAGCAAGAAAAGATTTGACTCCATGCAAAGCATGGTGGAGGCAAAGTGTGCTCTCAGTTATCTCTTTGAAGTGGCAGCCAAAGGGCAAGTGAACACAGCTGCTCGTGAAGCTGACTTAAAGGATCTCCAG AGCCAGTATGAAGAAGTAGCTCAGTCCCTTGATGATATGGAAGGAGAATTGAAGACACTGAAGGAGTCTCACCAGGCTGAACTTACTCGTATCTCAAGAGAACATGAAGATAAGGTGCTCTTCTTGCTGAGACAAATGCCAAAAGCTGAG CAGgatgacagagaaacagacaaagatgaGAATAATGAACAAAGTAAGGATAGTGTACTTATGGAAAGACTGAAGTTCCAAGAGACTGAAATTGCCCGCCTGTCTGACCTGTATGAAGAATTGCAAGCAAAGAGACAAGAATGTGAGGAACTCAAGAAGCAGCTTACAGTCTCTGCTGTCACTCACGGCAATCGG GTATCTCTTATGCCTAACATTAACTTAAGTGACCGACGGCGCACATTTGTCAAACCTGGTCCGGTAAAGAAACAACCCACAGTTGAAGTTTTGAGTGAatcagaggaggaagatgatgaggaaaaagaggagaaagatgagaagaatgaTCCAGATTGGCGCAAAACTCCACTGTACAAGAGGATAAAACAGATGACG GGCAAAAGAAATACttgtgatgaagaggatgaggaacagGAAAATgacaatgggagaaagagaaagagtggttcAAAGCGGGATTCTTCTGGAGACGTCAGATGTGGATGCAAAGGAGATTGCTCAAAGAAGCTGTGTGCTTGTCGCAAAGGCTTGAATGCGTGCAGTTTGAAATGCAAATGCAATATACTTAAATGCAAGAACAGATCAACCCCAGATTCAAGCATGTCAGAA ACGAGCAAGAATGATACTCTTCTCAATTCCACCTTTGAAGTAGGAACCATTCCTCTCTCTGAAAATTCttcaaacaaaagacaaag ACTCCTAGGATTAAGTTCCTCTTACAATGATAGTTCCTCTCAGTCGGATGATGATGCCCCAGGAGGACTGATGAGGATTAGAACCAAGATGGACTTCATGAATTCACCGTCCTTGTTTTGA